In the Ilumatobacteraceae bacterium genome, one interval contains:
- the ccrA gene encoding crotonyl-CoA carboxylase/reductase: MDEILAAIQANASGDELAAIPIPESFRAAFVRRDETEMFEGVESAEKDPTKSIHIDDVPTPDLAPDEVYLAVMASSINFNTVWTSIFEPLPTFGFLDRLARESEIAKRHSQPFHVIGSDASGVVLRVGEAVRNWKPGDRVTVHCNHVDGQDHSAHNDSMLANNQRIWGFETNYGGLADLSVVKANQLMPKPTHLTWEEAAVNALCNSTSYRMLVGDNGARMKQGDSVLIWGATGGIGGYAVQYVLNGGGTPVGVVSSPERAQLLNDMGCEAVIDRRAEGYQFWSDEHTQDESEWRRFGKKIRELTGDDPDIVFEHPGRSTMGASIFAAKRGGTVVTCAATSGYMVEFDNRHFWMKLKKLISSHFANYEEAWAANRLIDQGRIHPIMSDVYALDQVGEAALAVHRNEAEGKLGVLCLSPEEGQGVADPEKRDRIGEANITRFRSAS, encoded by the coding sequence ATGGACGAGATCCTTGCAGCGATTCAGGCGAATGCATCCGGTGACGAGCTCGCCGCGATCCCGATCCCCGAGTCATTTCGGGCGGCGTTCGTACGTCGCGACGAGACCGAGATGTTCGAGGGCGTCGAGTCGGCGGAGAAGGACCCGACGAAGTCGATCCACATCGACGACGTGCCGACACCTGATCTCGCACCCGACGAGGTCTACCTCGCCGTCATGGCGAGCTCGATCAACTTCAACACGGTCTGGACCTCGATCTTCGAGCCGCTCCCCACGTTCGGGTTCCTCGATCGGTTGGCTCGCGAGTCGGAGATCGCCAAACGCCACTCGCAGCCGTTCCACGTGATCGGTTCCGACGCGTCTGGTGTCGTGTTGCGCGTCGGTGAGGCCGTGCGCAACTGGAAGCCCGGCGATCGGGTGACGGTGCACTGCAACCACGTCGACGGTCAGGACCACAGCGCCCACAACGACTCGATGCTCGCCAACAACCAGCGGATCTGGGGGTTCGAGACGAATTACGGCGGGCTCGCCGACCTGTCGGTCGTGAAGGCCAACCAGCTGATGCCGAAGCCGACGCACCTCACCTGGGAGGAGGCGGCGGTCAACGCGCTGTGCAACTCGACGTCGTACCGGATGCTCGTCGGCGACAACGGGGCCCGGATGAAGCAGGGCGACTCGGTCCTGATCTGGGGTGCCACCGGCGGGATCGGTGGCTACGCCGTGCAGTACGTGCTCAACGGCGGTGGCACGCCGGTCGGCGTGGTCTCGTCGCCCGAGCGGGCCCAACTCCTCAACGACATGGGGTGCGAGGCCGTGATCGATCGTCGCGCCGAGGGCTACCAGTTCTGGTCCGACGAGCACACCCAGGACGAGTCCGAGTGGCGGCGGTTCGGCAAGAAGATCCGCGAGCTGACCGGCGACGACCCCGACATCGTGTTCGAGCACCCGGGCCGTTCGACGATGGGAGCCTCGATCTTCGCGGCGAAGCGGGGCGGCACCGTCGTCACGTGCGCGGCCACATCGGGCTACATGGTCGAGTTCGACAACCGGCACTTCTGGATGAAGCTGAAGAAGCTGATCTCGTCGCACTTCGCCAACTACGAGGAAGCGTGGGCCGCCAACCGGCTGATCGACCAGGGCAGGATCCACCCGATCATGAGCGACGTGTACGCACTCGATCAGGTCGGCGAGGCGGCACTGGCGGTGCACCGCAACGAGGCCGAGGGCAAATTGGGCGTGCTGTGCCTGTCGCCCGAGGAGGGGCAGGGCGTCGCCGACCCCGAGAAGCGCGATCGGATCGGCGAAGCAAACATCACCCGCTTCCGCTCCGCGTCATAG
- a CDS encoding nucleoside-diphosphate sugar epimerase/dehydratase — protein sequence MTSDNDERWGQRAVSAMRRRLPVVHYLVDCLVWLVALPLTTFSRYDFSLTELEFDATARSWIVAIVAQGAFGIGTGLYTRRWRYGSFDEVAALAATVLLTGVVMTVVHFGWFMDGAPRSVPALTSAVAIAGTVAVRSAWRLYQQKQSKRELLGAAPLIIVGTGEAAEQIVKALLADANSRYQPVALLDDKPDRRRYSISGVKVQGPISQMREVAARYSAEDVLLAMPSAESELIRDVDAIANNAGLRLLVLPSAHQMFGDVGVRDIRPVSEADLLGRRPADIDADAVSDYITGKRVLVTGAGGSIGSELCRQLARFEPASLMKLDRDESGLHAVQLSIHGRALLDGNDLLLGDIRDRDRLFELFEEHRPEVVFHAAALKHLPLLEAAPQEGWKTNVVGTQNVLDAAEHVGVTHFVNVSTDKAANPTSVLGYTKQLTERLTAHKGATAPGTYVSVRFGNVLGSRGSVLPAFREQARRGGPITVTHPDITRYFMLVEEAALLVINAGAIGRDGEVLVLDMGEPVKIADVAKRFAEQHTPPLEIVFTGLRQGEKLHEDLIADGEHGERPFHPMITHVHSEPVELKDLLDSSGVLAISGDVDGGLLRRSAWHHLQD from the coding sequence ATGACGAGTGACAACGACGAGCGATGGGGGCAGCGTGCTGTGAGCGCCATGCGCCGTCGGCTTCCGGTCGTGCACTATCTGGTCGACTGCCTGGTCTGGCTCGTCGCGCTGCCGTTGACGACGTTCAGCCGGTACGACTTCTCGCTGACTGAACTCGAGTTCGACGCCACCGCACGTTCGTGGATCGTCGCCATCGTCGCCCAAGGCGCTTTCGGCATCGGCACCGGCCTCTACACGCGGCGCTGGCGGTACGGCAGTTTCGACGAGGTTGCCGCGCTCGCTGCCACCGTGCTCCTGACCGGCGTCGTGATGACGGTCGTGCACTTCGGTTGGTTCATGGACGGAGCGCCACGCTCGGTGCCGGCACTCACATCAGCCGTTGCGATCGCCGGCACCGTCGCCGTTCGATCTGCTTGGCGGCTCTACCAGCAGAAGCAGTCGAAGCGGGAGCTGCTCGGCGCTGCACCGCTGATCATCGTGGGCACGGGCGAAGCAGCCGAGCAAATCGTCAAGGCACTGCTCGCCGACGCCAACAGCCGCTACCAGCCGGTGGCACTGCTCGACGACAAGCCCGACCGGCGGCGTTACTCGATCTCGGGCGTCAAGGTGCAAGGGCCGATCAGCCAGATGCGAGAAGTCGCCGCCCGGTATTCGGCGGAAGACGTGCTGCTCGCGATGCCGAGCGCAGAGAGCGAGCTGATCCGCGACGTCGACGCGATCGCCAACAATGCCGGTCTGAGATTGCTGGTGTTGCCGTCGGCACACCAGATGTTCGGCGACGTAGGCGTCCGCGACATCCGCCCGGTGTCGGAGGCCGACCTGCTCGGTCGTCGACCGGCCGACATCGACGCCGACGCGGTGTCCGACTACATCACCGGCAAGCGGGTGCTCGTGACCGGCGCCGGCGGCTCGATCGGCAGTGAGCTCTGCCGACAGCTCGCCCGCTTCGAGCCCGCTTCGTTGATGAAACTCGACCGGGACGAGAGCGGCCTCCACGCGGTGCAGCTCTCGATCCATGGCCGGGCGTTGCTCGACGGCAACGACCTGCTGCTCGGTGACATTCGTGACCGCGATCGATTGTTCGAGCTGTTCGAGGAGCATCGACCCGAGGTCGTGTTCCATGCCGCTGCGTTGAAGCACCTCCCGCTGCTCGAGGCGGCTCCGCAGGAGGGCTGGAAGACGAACGTGGTCGGCACCCAGAACGTGCTCGATGCCGCTGAACACGTCGGCGTGACCCACTTCGTGAACGTCAGTACCGACAAGGCTGCAAACCCGACGAGCGTGCTCGGTTACACGAAGCAGTTGACCGAACGGTTGACGGCGCACAAGGGCGCAACCGCTCCGGGCACGTACGTGTCGGTGCGGTTCGGCAACGTGCTCGGCTCTCGCGGGTCGGTGCTACCGGCCTTCCGTGAACAGGCACGCCGAGGCGGCCCGATCACCGTGACGCATCCCGACATCACTCGCTACTTCATGCTCGTGGAAGAGGCAGCGCTGTTGGTGATCAACGCCGGTGCCATCGGTCGTGACGGCGAGGTGCTCGTGCTCGACATGGGTGAGCCGGTCAAGATCGCCGACGTCGCCAAACGCTTCGCCGAACAACACACACCGCCGTTGGAGATCGTGTTCACCGGCCTCCGCCAGGGCGAGAAGCTCCACGAGGATCTCATCGCCGACGGCGAGCACGGCGAACGCCCCTTCCACCCGATGATCACGCACGTGCACTCGGAACCGGTCGAGCTGAAGGACCTACTCGACTCCTCGGGAGTTCTGGCGATCAGCGGCGATGTGGACGGCGGCCTGCTTCGACGCAGCGCCTGGCACCACCTACAAGACTGA
- a CDS encoding sulfotransferase family 2 domain-containing protein: protein MILRERRMVFIHVPKAAGTTIERLLDPNVNDPAAPPDYERAYGWCPVRRAWLQHATLQELVDFGLLDRTEAADFFTFTVVRNPFDRAVSDYFFLRRKTSRAGSFREMLCGEGGWRALLQDRSGPRYRGDHIRPQSDYVMLDGQEAADHVGRFEDLSTTLSELSSRGFDVSTAGFTNRGRYRSHHYSHFYRDSEILAVRERYCGDLVRFDYAFEDRREERSRVAREFDRSLNLAGAALAGLRPV, encoded by the coding sequence GTGATACTCCGTGAGCGTCGGATGGTCTTCATTCACGTCCCGAAAGCTGCTGGTACGACGATCGAACGGCTGCTTGACCCAAATGTGAACGACCCTGCTGCTCCGCCTGACTATGAGCGGGCATATGGCTGGTGCCCGGTTCGTCGTGCGTGGCTGCAGCATGCCACGTTGCAGGAACTCGTGGACTTTGGGCTGCTAGACCGAACGGAAGCGGCCGACTTCTTCACGTTCACGGTGGTTCGCAACCCGTTCGATCGCGCCGTCTCCGACTACTTCTTCTTGCGCCGGAAGACGAGCCGTGCCGGATCGTTCCGCGAGATGCTCTGTGGCGAGGGAGGTTGGCGAGCGTTGCTCCAAGATCGATCGGGTCCTCGCTATCGGGGTGATCACATCCGTCCCCAGAGTGATTATGTGATGCTGGACGGGCAAGAAGCCGCTGACCACGTTGGGCGCTTCGAAGACTTGTCGACGACACTCTCGGAGTTGTCGAGTCGGGGCTTCGACGTGAGTACTGCCGGATTTACCAATCGCGGGCGCTACCGGAGTCATCATTACTCGCACTTCTATCGGGATAGCGAGATCTTGGCCGTTCGCGAGCGATATTGCGGCGACCTGGTGCGGTTCGACTATGCTTTCGAGGACCGTCGGGAAGAGCGCTCTCGAGTTGCCCGCGAGTTCGACCGATCGCTGAACCTCGCTGGAGCCGCCCTCGCTGGGCTCAGGCCCGTGTGA
- a CDS encoding HAD-IA family hydrolase: MSDAGDPLQAGGEGTSGEVEVLLPAAVLWDMDGTLVDTEPYWFASERDLVDRYGHGDWPDHHAHAMVGFDLLDAAAYLQEHGGVDLPAEEIVERLLDGVIARLHRKIPWRPGARELLADLNEAGVPCALVTMSWRRFADPVLAALPPRSFVASITGDEVPRGRGKPHPDPYLLGAEACGLAPEDCLAIEDSPTGIRSALAAGCRVIGVPNVKALAREPGLTIVESLDDLRLRDLAEIMSAPAEPTPRTLPFDLDRRRLAVILGAVAVLVLASVWLLNRGDDGPEPIALPPGAIPVDVWAPYWTLDETLPEAELRLADVREASPFWFGARGVDRIVVDENASAERTAEFIDRIDAAPALFVPSIRDEMPAGEMAAILADPVTRQQHIDTIMAFARDLDVDGIDLDYEQFAFADGRDSWATTRPDWVAFVTELAEELHADDLTLTVSIPPVWGLAPDVIEEAATGGDDDSSTTVPIDTASGYWVYDHGAIAEVVDAIRIMTYDYSVAEPGPIAPIWWIADAVASTSAVVPEEFHDKLVLGVASYGSNWVVTTLGDCPANAEGKTNVTARSVFELADLRGGAPLFDPVTAEWSFAYALTVEDDTASCVQNRQVHWVDAEGGAARAEIARRAGWGGVALWALGYEDDDVWQAILSASRDPLTAEPAP, encoded by the coding sequence ATGAGTGACGCCGGCGATCCGCTCCAGGCGGGCGGGGAGGGAACGAGCGGCGAGGTCGAGGTGCTGCTGCCCGCCGCCGTCCTCTGGGACATGGACGGGACGCTCGTCGACACCGAGCCGTACTGGTTCGCATCCGAGCGCGACCTCGTCGACCGGTACGGGCACGGCGACTGGCCCGACCACCACGCGCACGCGATGGTCGGGTTCGACCTGCTCGACGCGGCGGCGTACCTGCAGGAGCACGGCGGTGTCGATCTGCCGGCCGAGGAGATCGTCGAGCGGTTGCTCGACGGTGTGATCGCCCGCCTGCACCGCAAGATCCCGTGGCGGCCCGGCGCCCGCGAGCTGTTGGCCGATCTGAACGAGGCGGGCGTGCCGTGTGCGCTCGTGACGATGTCGTGGCGACGGTTCGCCGACCCGGTCCTGGCGGCGCTGCCGCCGCGGTCGTTCGTCGCCTCGATCACCGGCGACGAAGTGCCGCGCGGCCGCGGCAAACCGCACCCCGACCCGTACCTGCTCGGCGCCGAGGCGTGCGGTCTCGCACCCGAGGACTGCCTCGCGATCGAGGACTCCCCGACCGGCATCCGTTCGGCCCTCGCGGCAGGTTGCCGAGTGATCGGCGTACCGAACGTCAAGGCTCTGGCTCGTGAACCGGGCCTGACGATCGTCGAGTCGCTCGACGATCTGCGACTCCGCGATCTCGCCGAGATCATGTCGGCACCCGCCGAGCCGACGCCACGCACCTTGCCGTTCGACCTCGACCGACGCCGGCTCGCCGTCATCCTCGGTGCGGTGGCGGTGCTCGTGCTGGCGAGCGTCTGGCTCCTGAACCGGGGCGACGACGGACCCGAGCCGATCGCGCTCCCGCCCGGCGCGATCCCGGTCGACGTGTGGGCGCCGTACTGGACGCTCGACGAGACGCTGCCCGAGGCCGAACTGCGGTTGGCCGACGTTCGCGAAGCCTCGCCGTTCTGGTTCGGGGCGCGCGGGGTCGACCGGATCGTGGTCGACGAGAACGCGTCGGCCGAGCGAACCGCCGAGTTCATCGACCGCATCGATGCCGCGCCGGCGCTGTTCGTCCCGTCGATCCGCGACGAGATGCCCGCCGGCGAGATGGCGGCGATCCTCGCCGACCCGGTCACCCGGCAGCAGCACATCGACACGATCATGGCGTTCGCCCGCGACCTCGACGTCGACGGCATCGACCTCGACTACGAGCAGTTCGCGTTCGCCGACGGGCGCGACTCCTGGGCGACGACCCGGCCGGACTGGGTCGCGTTCGTCACCGAACTCGCCGAGGAACTGCACGCCGACGACCTGACGCTGACCGTGAGCATTCCACCGGTGTGGGGTCTCGCACCTGATGTGATCGAAGAGGCGGCGACCGGGGGCGACGACGACTCGTCGACGACGGTGCCGATCGACACGGCGAGCGGCTACTGGGTCTACGACCACGGCGCGATCGCCGAGGTGGTCGACGCGATCCGGATCATGACGTACGACTACTCGGTCGCCGAGCCGGGCCCGATCGCTCCGATCTGGTGGATCGCCGACGCGGTCGCGAGCACGTCGGCGGTCGTGCCGGAGGAGTTCCACGACAAGCTCGTACTCGGTGTGGCGTCGTACGGATCGAACTGGGTCGTCACCACGCTCGGCGACTGCCCGGCGAACGCGGAGGGGAAGACGAACGTGACCGCCAGGTCGGTGTTCGAGCTCGCCGACCTGCGTGGCGGCGCCCCGCTGTTCGATCCGGTCACCGCCGAGTGGTCGTTCGCGTATGCCCTCACGGTCGAGGACGACACGGCGTCGTGCGTGCAGAACCGCCAGGTGCACTGGGTCGACGCCGAGGGCGGGGCGGCCCGCGCCGAGATCGCCCGACGGGCCGGCTGGGGCGGCGTGGCGCTGTGGGCGCTCGGCTACGAGGACGACGACGTGTGGCAGGCGATCCTGTCGGCGAGCCGCGATCCGCTGACTGCGGAACCCGCCCCCTGA
- a CDS encoding TlpA disulfide reductase family protein, whose product MCRAEAPDVEQFARAHADEVRVIGLGTQDSGGEAAEFVRDYLTYSFPMYWDETYESWSAFGITGQPAAVMLSADGEVVAEWRGVFPEDEVLALARG is encoded by the coding sequence GTGTGCCGGGCCGAGGCGCCCGACGTCGAGCAGTTCGCTCGAGCACACGCCGACGAGGTCCGAGTGATCGGGCTGGGCACGCAGGACAGTGGCGGCGAAGCCGCTGAGTTCGTCCGCGACTACCTCACGTATTCGTTCCCGATGTACTGGGACGAGACGTACGAGTCGTGGTCCGCATTCGGCATCACCGGTCAGCCGGCGGCCGTGATGCTGTCGGCCGACGGCGAGGTCGTCGCCGAGTGGCGGGGCGTGTTCCCCGAGGACGAGGTCCTCGCACTCGCACGAGGCTGA
- a CDS encoding oligosaccharide flippase family protein, which translates to MTDAGSVAGLRGLGLIASLGFSLLLARDTGGQGAGTYFISVTLVLITAVIARLGSDSALVRLISGHRHNGVLVVATARAAIRFTTVLSVAATGGLLLLAPLLSDELFQDSTITTPLRIVSLAIPPTALTSVFGRCLIGAHRVLVGVAIEGAALPIAQLILYVTLLRRWGVSGAATSLVVANMLVLGVGIAVWARSTATHDRPAKNQVLEAKRLLIQASLPLLGSNLIRTVLAYTGTLVLGVFSTSSAAGVYAICARIARVGVLPLSSLNTAVAPRLAAFHADHATTELRDITRRALTASAVLATCVNVPLIAAAPLLLRTFGGEFAGATATLRILLVASAIDMATGPVAMFLQMTERERALLHVSMLTFVTQVAIAAALTPVFDANGPASAEVISQLLFNALVMILVVRYFRDANAGSPDVHRS; encoded by the coding sequence TTGACCGACGCCGGTTCCGTTGCAGGCCTGCGGGGCCTCGGGCTCATAGCGAGCCTGGGATTCAGCTTGCTGCTTGCTCGGGACACCGGAGGCCAAGGAGCTGGTACCTACTTCATTTCCGTCACGCTGGTGCTCATCACTGCTGTGATCGCTCGCCTCGGGTCTGACAGCGCACTTGTTCGTCTCATCTCCGGACACCGCCACAACGGTGTCCTGGTCGTCGCGACCGCCCGTGCAGCGATCCGGTTCACTACCGTGCTATCCGTTGCGGCGACTGGAGGGCTCCTCCTGCTGGCCCCGCTCTTATCTGACGAGCTCTTCCAGGACAGCACGATCACAACACCGCTGCGTATTGTCTCCCTGGCAATTCCCCCTACCGCCCTGACGTCGGTATTCGGACGCTGCCTGATCGGTGCGCATCGGGTACTCGTAGGGGTAGCGATCGAAGGCGCTGCACTCCCGATCGCCCAGCTCATCCTCTACGTCACGCTCCTGCGCCGCTGGGGGGTCTCCGGAGCAGCGACATCGCTGGTAGTTGCCAACATGCTCGTGCTCGGCGTAGGCATTGCCGTGTGGGCTCGATCGACCGCGACCCATGACCGACCCGCCAAGAATCAGGTCCTCGAGGCCAAGCGGCTCCTCATCCAGGCATCGCTACCTCTACTCGGATCAAACTTGATCCGAACTGTTCTGGCATACACCGGAACGCTCGTGCTCGGCGTCTTCTCTACGAGCTCTGCTGCTGGTGTCTACGCTATCTGCGCGCGTATTGCGAGAGTTGGGGTCCTCCCACTCTCGTCGTTGAACACGGCAGTCGCTCCTCGACTGGCCGCGTTCCACGCAGACCATGCCACCACAGAACTTCGCGACATCACGCGCCGCGCGCTCACGGCGAGCGCAGTGCTTGCTACGTGTGTCAACGTTCCACTCATCGCTGCAGCACCGCTACTTCTGCGAACCTTCGGAGGTGAGTTCGCCGGGGCGACGGCCACGCTCCGAATCCTGCTCGTAGCGAGCGCCATTGACATGGCCACCGGTCCAGTTGCCATGTTCTTGCAGATGACGGAACGGGAGCGAGCCCTCCTGCATGTGTCGATGCTTACGTTCGTTACCCAAGTTGCAATCGCTGCAGCGCTCACGCCTGTCTTTGACGCAAACGGTCCCGCTAGCGCCGAGGTCATCAGCCAGCTCCTGTTCAACGCGCTGGTCATGATCCTGGTGGTGAGATACTTCCGGGATGCAAATGCTGGCTCCCCTGACGTTCACCGCAGTTGA
- the mce gene encoding methylmalonyl-CoA epimerase, which translates to MILTEIDHVAIAVRDLEAAIEYYAEAFGAEVHHREIVESDGVEEALVKVADSYIQLTAATRPDSPIAKSIEKRGEGLHHVGYRVDDCAAALQAMIDAGATPIDKEPRPGSRGTTVAFVHPKGSFGTLIELVQE; encoded by the coding sequence ATGATCCTCACCGAGATCGACCATGTCGCCATCGCCGTCCGTGACCTCGAGGCCGCGATCGAGTACTACGCCGAGGCGTTCGGTGCCGAGGTGCACCATCGCGAGATCGTCGAGAGCGACGGTGTCGAGGAGGCGCTCGTCAAGGTCGCCGACAGTTACATCCAGCTCACGGCGGCGACCCGCCCCGACTCGCCGATCGCGAAGTCGATCGAGAAGCGCGGTGAGGGTCTGCACCACGTCGGCTACCGGGTCGACGATTGCGCCGCCGCGCTGCAGGCGATGATCGACGCCGGCGCGACGCCGATCGACAAGGAGCCTCGCCCCGGTTCGCGCGGCACGACGGTGGCGTTCGTGCACCCGAAGGGCAGCTTCGGCACCCTGATCGAACTCGTCCAGGAGTGA
- a CDS encoding prepilin-type N-terminal cleavage/methylation domain-containing protein codes for MSEREITSSGSSGDKGFTLIELLIVIVVLGILATVVIMSVQGITDRGEQATCDADVRTLSNAAEAYFAKHGGDSIPPDGVDAEAVERTLANDGLLRETSNLYDMNSDGAVLVSVSSRCTSV; via the coding sequence ATGAGCGAGCGAGAGATCACGTCGAGCGGGAGCAGCGGTGACAAGGGCTTCACGTTGATCGAACTCTTGATCGTCATCGTCGTCCTCGGCATCCTTGCGACGGTGGTCATCATGAGCGTCCAGGGCATCACCGATCGTGGCGAACAGGCCACCTGCGATGCAGACGTCCGGACGCTCTCGAATGCAGCGGAGGCCTACTTCGCCAAGCACGGCGGCGACTCGATCCCGCCCGACGGCGTCGACGCCGAGGCCGTGGAGCGCACCCTCGCCAATGACGGCCTGCTCCGGGAAACCTCGAATCTGTACGACATGAACTCCGATGGAGCCGTGCTCGTGTCGGTTTCGTCGCGCTGCACGTCCGTCTGA
- a CDS encoding prepilin-type N-terminal cleavage/methylation domain-containing protein codes for MSHTMHPTTEPATEDTLEFAPAHTATATTASLTTQRDHDGGWTLVEILLVILILGILALAVVFAISGMRAEASTSSCGTDHRSLAVAAESYFAETRSSSLPATGTDHDRFEQTLVAAGFLRDVSTYHDLDATGAATPEGNSPC; via the coding sequence ATGAGCCACACGATGCACCCCACCACCGAACCAGCGACCGAGGACACCCTCGAGTTCGCCCCCGCCCACACCGCCACGGCCACGACCGCGAGCCTGACCACGCAGCGCGACCACGACGGCGGTTGGACGCTCGTCGAGATCCTGCTCGTCATCCTGATCCTCGGCATCCTCGCCCTGGCCGTCGTGTTCGCCATCAGCGGGATGCGGGCCGAAGCCTCGACATCGAGTTGCGGTACCGACCATCGCAGCCTCGCCGTCGCGGCCGAGAGCTACTTCGCCGAGACCCGCAGCTCGAGCCTCCCCGCCACCGGCACCGACCACGACCGTTTCGAGCAGACGCTCGTCGCCGCCGGATTCCTCCGCGACGTCAGCACCTACCACGACCTGGACGCCACGGGCGCCGCCACCCCCGAAGGGAACTCACCATGCTGA
- a CDS encoding type II secretion system protein, which translates to MNFALERRATDEADGFSLIELLIVIVILGILGTVVVFSVRGITDRGQDNACAQDARTLATAVEAYFAQEGSSTIPATGSGATRYEQTLVDAGLSRSLSQYWDVAAEGYLIGVTPC; encoded by the coding sequence GTGAACTTTGCATTGGAGCGCCGAGCAACCGACGAGGCCGATGGCTTTTCGCTGATCGAGTTGCTGATCGTGATCGTCATCCTCGGCATTCTGGGGACGGTGGTCGTGTTCTCCGTTCGCGGCATCACCGATCGCGGCCAGGACAACGCCTGCGCACAAGATGCCCGCACGCTCGCGACCGCCGTCGAGGCGTACTTCGCGCAGGAAGGCAGCTCCACCATTCCGGCCACCGGGTCGGGAGCGACTCGGTACGAGCAGACGCTGGTCGACGCCGGGCTGAGCCGTAGCCTGTCGCAATACTGGGACGTCGCGGCCGAGGGATACCTGATCGGCGTGACGCCCTGCTGA
- a CDS encoding Ppx/GppA phosphatase family protein, which translates to MSSSEYKAAIDIGTNSMHLVVARLADHGGFEMLTTEKEMVRLGAGGGEMKSLAPDAIERSLVTLARMKQVAGSFGDVEIAAVATSAVREAKNRDKFLVRARDDVGVPVEVISGFEEARLIHLGVLQALPVFDQRLLVVDIGGGSTEFCVGKGEQVIEARSMKLGAIRLTQRFFAGVTDADHDGSVGRKAVKECRKYVRSALAPVAHELGGHQPEVTVGSSGTASTLAAMALARRGEKPRQLNGTSFTAGELRELVDELTSRTTEQRLSLAGLDAKRVDIIVAGALLLDEIFRAFSIEEMVISDYALREGVLFDRFGGDAGRELSGLRATNVRRLSQQLDPDPSHAEHTARLATELFDRTATLHGLDDHARELLEAAAIVHNVGLFISHSSHHKHSYYVVRNSEQLTGFSEHEVELIAVVARYHRKSRPSDKHPEFAALSKSDQQLVRVLAGLLRVAIGLDRRHAESVRSVRVFIDDEQVRIEPVGAPDADLDVEIYAARERSMLLAEGLGVEVMIERPEAIAADTLSS; encoded by the coding sequence ATGAGCTCGTCGGAATACAAGGCCGCGATCGACATCGGGACGAACTCGATGCACCTCGTGGTGGCCCGTCTGGCCGATCACGGCGGTTTCGAGATGCTCACCACCGAGAAGGAGATGGTGCGGCTCGGGGCCGGTGGCGGCGAGATGAAGTCGCTGGCGCCCGACGCCATCGAGCGAAGCCTGGTCACGCTCGCCCGTATGAAGCAGGTCGCCGGCAGTTTCGGCGACGTGGAGATCGCGGCCGTCGCGACGAGCGCCGTGCGCGAAGCGAAGAACCGCGACAAGTTCCTCGTGCGGGCCCGCGACGACGTCGGGGTGCCGGTCGAGGTGATCAGCGGGTTCGAAGAGGCCCGGCTGATCCACCTCGGGGTCCTCCAGGCACTCCCCGTGTTCGACCAGCGGTTGCTCGTGGTCGACATCGGTGGCGGGAGCACCGAGTTCTGCGTCGGCAAGGGCGAGCAGGTGATCGAGGCCCGCAGCATGAAGCTCGGCGCGATCCGGCTCACGCAGCGCTTCTTCGCCGGCGTGACCGACGCCGATCATGACGGGTCGGTCGGCCGCAAGGCGGTGAAGGAGTGTCGCAAGTACGTGCGGTCCGCGCTCGCACCGGTGGCGCACGAACTCGGCGGGCATCAGCCGGAGGTCACGGTCGGCAGTTCGGGCACGGCGTCGACCCTGGCCGCCATGGCGCTCGCCCGACGTGGGGAGAAGCCGCGTCAGCTGAACGGGACCTCGTTCACCGCCGGCGAGTTGCGGGAGCTGGTCGACGAGTTGACGTCGCGCACGACCGAGCAGCGACTCTCACTGGCAGGACTCGACGCGAAGCGCGTCGACATCATCGTCGCCGGCGCACTGCTGCTCGACGAGATCTTCCGGGCGTTCTCGATCGAGGAGATGGTGATCTCCGACTACGCGCTGCGTGAAGGTGTGCTGTTCGACCGGTTCGGCGGCGACGCCGGGCGTGAGCTGAGCGGGCTGCGGGCGACCAACGTGCGCCGGCTGTCGCAGCAGCTCGACCCCGACCCGTCCCACGCCGAGCACACGGCACGTCTGGCGACCGAGCTGTTCGACCGCACGGCGACGCTGCACGGGCTCGACGATCACGCCCGTGAGCTCCTCGAGGCGGCGGCGATCGTGCACAACGTCGGGCTGTTCATCAGCCATTCGAGCCACCACAAGCACTCGTACTACGTCGTTCGCAACAGCGAGCAGCTGACCGGCTTCTCCGAACACGAAGTCGAGCTGATCGCCGTCGTCGCCCGGTATCACCGCAAGAGCCGCCCGTCCGACAAACACCCCGAGTTCGCGGCGTTGTCGAAGTCCGACCAGCAACTGGTGCGGGTGTTGGCCGGGTTGCTGCGGGTGGCGATCGGTCTCGACCGCCGTCACGCCGAGTCGGTGCGTTCGGTCCGGGTGTTCATCGACGACGAGCAGGTGCGGATCGAGCCGGTCGGCGCCCCTGATGCCGACCTCGACGTGGAGATCTACGCGGCGCGGGAGCGGTCGATGCTCCTGGCCGAGGGGCTCGGTGTCGAGGTCATGATCGAACGTCCTGAGGCGATCGCCGCCGACACCCTGTCGTCCTGA